The genomic interval GGCCTGGCCGCCCAGCTTTCCCTCGGTGCCGACCTCGCGCGCCACACGCGTCACCTCCGAGGCGAAGGCGCCGAGTTGCTCCACCATCCCGTTCACCAGCCGGGCGGTGCGCAGGAACTCGCCCTTGAGGGGACGGCTGTCCACCTCCAGCGCCATCGTCTGGGACAGGTCTCCCTTCGCCACCGCGCCGATGACGCGGCCCATCTCCGTGGTGGGCTGCACCAGGTCTCCCACCAACGTGTTCACGGACTCCACGCAGTGCGCCCAGGAGCCCAGCGCGCTCACCAGATGCGCGCGTTGGGTGATGCGGCCCTCCTTGCCCACCACGGTGCCGATGCGCTCGAACTCGTGCGCCATCCGCTCGTTGAGCTCGATGATTTCATTGAGCGAGTCCGCCACCTTGCCGGCGTTGCCCACCTTGTCCACGGGCATGCGCACGGAGAAGTCGCCCTTGCGCACGGCGGTGAGCACCCGCAGGAGCTGCCGCGAATCCAGCGTGTCGGAGTCGTCCTCCACGGGCCTGCGCGGCGGACGGGCCACGGCGCGACGGGATACATGCTTCTTCTCGGCCATGACGAGCCTCTGGAGTGCGCGGAGTTTTTCAGCTCGGAACAACTCCGTTCTCCCGCGACTCTTGGGAGCGAGCAGCCCCCTCGGGCGGTGCCGATGGTGAACATCGAACACCTCCACCCCCTCTCGTCGGACGGCCAACACTTGCGCGCCCGCTCCACCGCGTCGGGTGAAACCCGCGGCGGCGCGAAGGCTCAGTGGCGCAGGCGCGGCGTGGGGGCTCGAACCAGGACCTCCATGCGCGCATCCCCCGCCACCACGCTGCTGAGGACCTCCGGCTGCTCGGGCGTCAGCCGGGCCACGGCACGCAGCGCGGCCACCAGCACCAACGACTCCACCGAGGACGGCATGCCCACGCCCTCCTTCCCCGTCTTCAACGGCATGGGCAGCCGAGGCACCCGCTTCGCCGCGGCCAGCGCCTCCACCGCGTAGCCAGGTGACGTGTCCAACGTGACGGCGATGGCGGGCAGCTCCTGCGCGGCCTCTGGTTGTCCTCGCGCCTGCATCTCCATCAACCGCTGGAGCGCGCCCGACTGGAAGTACAGCGCCAGCCCCGCGCGGCCATCATCCGCGTGGAAGACACACCCCTCGAAGGTATGCACCAGGGGGCCGGAGACCGTCACCTCGAAGGGCTGACTGTCATCCCACCGCGCCCAGGGCCGCGCCTCCCAGTACTCCGTGGCCGCCTGGACGAACAACAAGGCCTTGTCCGAGCCCAGTCCGGACAGCCCGCGCTGTCCCCAGGCCAGGAAGGTCGCGATGGCCGCGCGCGACGAGAGCGCCGCCGAGGGAGGCTCCTCCGCCGCGAGTCCCAACACCGCGCCCGCCTCCGCGAGCTGAGGCTCACACCGCACCGCGCTCATGTCCTCCAGTCCTCGCACCAGCACGCGCAGGCCCGAGACGTCGTCCGGCTCGAAGACGGGCTGGGAGGGTTCACCCAGGTCGGAGATGCGCAGGTACACCTGCGTGCTTCCCTGGGAGAGCGGCACGGGGCCGAGCTTGAGCAGATAGAGCATGGAGCCATCCAGGGGCGGGAGTACCGAGGTTCAACCCGAGAGCGCGCGCTGGCTGTCCAGGGTCTTGCGTATCTGCCTCATCAACGACGGGATATCGAAGGGCTTCTGGAGGAAGGGGATGCCCGGATACTGAGCCCGCAGGGCCCCCACGTCCACCGCGCTCATCCCCAGCAGCGGCACACCACTCCAGCCCGGCTCGGCGCGGATGCACTCCACCAGGGCGGGGCCATCCAACACCGGCATCATCCAATCCGTGAGGACCAGGTCCGGACGCCGCTCTCCCATCCGCGCCAGGGCCTCCGCGCCATGCGTGGCCGTCAGCACCTGGTAACCCTCCTCCCGCAGGAGGTCCGCGAGGGCTTCCAGGATGCCCAGCTCGTCATCCACCACCAGGAGCGTCTCCATGCGAGCAGGCCTTGCTTCTCGAGAGTCAGGGATGGCCACCCTCCCCACTTCCCCCATCCTCGTGGAAACCCCTGAGACCCTGAGCCGCCCCGCGGCATGGCGCGAGCTTCCCTCTCGAAACGGCCTCGCGGTCCGGCCCACCCGTCAATGCGTGGGCATCCCGCCATGGCATGGGCCTGGTTGGAGACATGAGGCGCTCATACCGCAAAACAAAGCGGGCGCGCCCCTGGAGAGGTTACAGGGCCAGCACCACGAAGTGCTCCTGGACGTGCCGGTTGTCTGAAGCATGTGACACCCGGAACTCGTAACGTCCTGGTTTGTCGATGAGCACTCGCAACGGAGTGGCGGAATCCCCCGTGCGTGCGGTGAACTCATGAACACAACGCGCTTCGTCACAGCCCACCAGCTCCAGAGAGGGCAGGTCCTTCAGGTGGGGATGGGAGTCCAGGGGAGGTGACGTCTCGAGCCAGACGGTGGCGGGTTCCCCTGAGTGGACGCCGTGGGTCCAGGGCAGCTCCAACCAGCCTGCGCCTTCGCCTGGGAGCTGGAAGGTGACCTCGCGGGCCGGGAACAGCTCCGGTCCCGAGCCCACGTGGCCGCGAGGAAGCACGAGCAGCACCAGCGCGCCCGCGAGCAGCGCGCCCGCCAGCACCCGCGCTCCAGGATGGTTCACCCACGCGGCCACATCCCTCCGGCGCGGTGGCGAGGAAGGCGCGGCGCGCAGTTGCTCCGCCTGCGCGAGCGAGGCCTTGAGCCGAGCCCGCAGGTGAGGCGAGGGTTTCTCGCCCCGCAGCGCCATCATCGCGGCCTGGAGCTCCTCCGGGAGCGGTGGTGGCTTCTCATCTCCCATGCTCATGGGCGGCCTCCCTCACCAAGAGCATGAGCCTGCCGGTCCATGGCCGACAGGAACAACTCCCCCAGCCTCGCGCGGCCCCGGGAGTGTCGACTCTTCACCGTGCCGACGGGCAGCGACAGCACCCGGGACACCTCCTCATAGGGCAGGTCCTCCACATCGCACAGCAGCACCACCAGTCGGAACTTCTCCGGCAGCGCATGCAGGCACCCGAGCAACAACTCCGCTTCCTCGGAGCGGCACAACCGGGCCTCCGGGTCCGGCTGCTCCACGCCTCCCGCGAAGAGCGAACCCATCACCGCCGACGCGCCCTCCATCACCGACTCCAGCAGCGAGCGGCGCCGCGCCAGCGACCGGCGGTTCTCCAGGAACTGGTTGCGCGCGATGCGGCACAACCAGCCCAGCCGGGAGCCGGGCTCGCGTGCGTCTCCGCTCAGATAGGCCCGCACCAGCGTGTCCTGGAGCAGGTCCTCCGCCTCCTGCCGGCTTCGGCACAAGGCGAGACAGAAGCGATGGAGCCTGGGCAACAACGGCTCCATCGCGGCCTCGAACCGCTCCTGCCCGCTTTGTTCCAGATTCGTTTCAGACACGGCGGCTCCCCCACGGCCCATCCCCTGAGAAACCAAGACATCTCAGCGAGAAATGGTCAGCTCAACCGAGACAGGTCCCGCATCAGCGCAAAAATCACAGACAAATCAAGCACGGGAACCCGCACGCGTCTCGTTCCATCCCTGGCCGTCGACGGGTGCGATTCGTTCCTGAATGCGATGTCCACCCGTGCACACGGGAGGACGCGGCGCCATGCAAGGCATTCAGTCCAATGTCAGTCATTCCCCTGAGTCCCTGGGGCAAACATCCTGGAGACAGGACCTGGTCTCGGGTTTTCTCGTCTTCCTGCTGGCGTTGCCGTTGTGTCTGGGTATCGCGATGGCCAGCGGCTTTCCGCCGGTGGCGGGCATCATCACGGCGGTGGTGGGAGGGCTGCTCTCGTCCTGGGTGGGGAGCGCCGGGCTGACCATCAAGGGGCCCGCGGCGGGGCTCATCGTCATCGCGCTGGGAGCGGTGACAGAGCTGGGGGGTGGAGACGGCGTGCTCGGCTACCGGAGGGCGCTGGCGGCCATCGTGGTGGCCGCGTGCTTCCAGGTGCTCTTCGCGCTCTTGCGCGCGGGGAGGCTGGGGGACCTGTTCCCCTCGGCGGTGGTCCACGGGATGCTGGCGGCCATCGGCGTCACCATCTGCGCCAAGCAGGCGCATGTGCTGCTCGGGGTGTCACCCGTGGCGAAAGAGCCGCTGGGGCTCCTGGCGGAGATTCCCGCCAGCGCGGCGCGGCTCAATCCGGAGATTGCCTTCATTGGAGCGCTGGGCCTCGTGTTGTTGTTCGGACACGCGGCCCTCGTAAAGCGCGTGGCATGGCTGAAGCGTGTGCCGGCGCCGCTGCTGGTGCTGGCGGTCGCGGTGCCCCTGGGGCTGATGTTCGACCTGGAGCACGCGCACACCTTCACGTTCTCTCACACGCTCTTCACGGTGGGGCCCAACCACCTGGTGAACCTGCCGGACAACCTGCTCACCGCCGTCACGTTCCCGGACTTCTCCGCGGTGCTGACGCCCAAGGGACTCAAGTACGTCGCCATGTTCGCGCTGGTGGGCAGCGTGGAGTCGCTGCTCACCGTCAAGGCGGTGGACCTGATGGACCCGCTGAAGCGGCGCTCGGACCTGGACCGGGACTTGTTCGCCACGGGCCTGGGCAACCTCGCCGCGGGCCTGCTGGGTGGGCTGCCGATGATTTCGGAGGTGGTCCGCAGCACCGCGAACCTGGGCTATGGCGCCAGGAGCCGGTGGTCCAACTTCTTCCACGGCCTGTTCCTGCTGCTGTTCGTGGCCTTCGTGCCGGGACTCATCCACCGGATTCCGCTGGCCGCGCTCGCGGGCATGCTCATCTTCACGGGCGTCCGGCTGGCGTCGCCCGGGGAGCTGGTGAAGGCGTACCGCGTGGGCTCGGAGCAGGTGCTCATCTTCTGCGTCACGATGGTCGTCACGCTGGCCTCGGACCTGTTGGTGGGCGTGGCCTCGGGCATCGTCCTGAAGACGGGCATCCACCTGCTCAACGGAGCCTCGCCCCGGGAGCTGTTCCGGCCCGACATCCAGGAGCAGGTGCGAGCGGACGCGGTGGTGCTGCACGTGCGCGGCGCGGCGGTGTTCACCAACTTCCTGACGCTCAAGAAGCAGCTGGCCCTTCACGCGGAGGCGCCCTGCATCGAGGTCGACCTGACGGAAGCCCGGCTGGTGGACCACACGGTGATGCAGCGGCTGCATGAAATGGCGGAGGAGCACTCGCGACAGGGACGGCGGCTCCAGGTGCTGGGATTGGAGCGGCACCGGGGGCTGTCCACGCATCCGCTCTCCGCGCGCAAGAAGGTGCCGGGCGGAGACCTGGAGCTCACGCCATGAGCCAGGCACCGTGTCTTGCTCCGGCGCCCGAGGACCGGCGCTCACGGCTTCGTGCCGCGTTGGCGCGCGCCAGCCACGTGCTGCCAGCGCAGGGCCCCATCGGCGTGTTCGTCCATCACAACACGCTGCACGCCTTCGAACACCTCCCCTTCCACGAGGCGGTGGCCACCGCGAGCGACACGCTCGGCGCGGAGGGCTACCTCTCCGAAGCGCGCTTCCTGGAGCTGTACCGCCAGGGCCGCATCACCGATGAAGACCTGCACGCGGTGCTCGCGCAACCGGGCACCTGGACACCTCCTCCGCCTCCGCGGCTCCGGTTCGAGGGCCCCACCGGCATCGACCCGGCATCCTTGGACCCGGAGGCGTTGACCCTCCTCGCGTTGCTTCACCCCATCGAAGAGGAGACCGAGGCGTCCTTGCGCTGGAAGCTGGAGGAGCAGTCCGCGGCCCGGCGGCTTCGCGCGGACCTGGCGCCAGCGTTGCATTGGAGCCTCGTCGAGCGCTCGTCACATGGGCTGCATCTCTGGCTGGACCGCGTCGGCCGGGACTGGACGATGACGGAGCTCGCGTGTGCGCTGCTCACGTCCGACCTGGAGTCCACCGTCCGCGAGGTCGCGGCGCACATCTCCAGGCCACCGCCGCGAGACATCTCCCTCCGACTGCTGGGCATCCCGGCCACTCGCGGGATGGCCTACATCTCCCGGGTCGCCGCGCGGCTCGAGGGGCTGGAGGGGCTCACGGTCGATGGCTGGTTGAACGCGGAGGTGGCGTGTGTGTGCGCCGCGCTCGCCACGGCGTTTGGAGGGAACGGGAGCCTGGACTCCCTGCGCAAGCGGCTGGAGAAGACCCCCGAGCCCTTCGCGGTGAGCGCGCTCTGGTCCGCGTGCCGCACACCTCCACCGCCCCTGGAGCAGCGCCCGAGCGCAACCCCACCTCCCGTGCTCAGTCACCGTGAGCTCGTGTGCCAGGCCACGGGCGAGGACGTGAACGACCTGCTCCACCCTCACCTCATCCGCGCGTGTGCGGCCTTCCTGGATGAGGGGCACTCCACGTGGCCCATGCCGAAACGGGAGCGAGGCTTCCACGCGGCCTGGGTCTCCCTGATGCGCGACGGGCTCGGCGCCACGCCGGACTGGCTGGAGGGCTTGGACGCGGAGCTGGAGCATCCACGCTCAGCGGACGACACCGTGCTGGATGCGCTCGACGCGCTGGGCGTCCCCGAAGCCGACTGGGAGCCATATCTCTCGCGGGTGCTGCTCGCGCTCCGGGGCTGGGCGGGGATGATGCACCGGCTGGAGCAACACCCATCGGACCGCGCCGCCCACGCGCCCCCCGCGCGGTTGATGGACTTCGTCGCCGTGCGGCTCACGCTGGAGCGATTCGCGCTGCGCGCCGTGGCGAGGCGGTCGCTCGGCCATTCGGGCCCGCTGTCCAGTCTGTCCGAAGCGGCGAGGCGGGCCATGGCCGCCGCGC from Myxococcus stipitatus carries:
- a CDS encoding SulP family inorganic anion transporter, which gives rise to MQGIQSNVSHSPESLGQTSWRQDLVSGFLVFLLALPLCLGIAMASGFPPVAGIITAVVGGLLSSWVGSAGLTIKGPAAGLIVIALGAVTELGGGDGVLGYRRALAAIVVAACFQVLFALLRAGRLGDLFPSAVVHGMLAAIGVTICAKQAHVLLGVSPVAKEPLGLLAEIPASAARLNPEIAFIGALGLVLLFGHAALVKRVAWLKRVPAPLLVLAVAVPLGLMFDLEHAHTFTFSHTLFTVGPNHLVNLPDNLLTAVTFPDFSAVLTPKGLKYVAMFALVGSVESLLTVKAVDLMDPLKRRSDLDRDLFATGLGNLAAGLLGGLPMISEVVRSTANLGYGARSRWSNFFHGLFLLLFVAFVPGLIHRIPLAALAGMLIFTGVRLASPGELVKAYRVGSEQVLIFCVTMVVTLASDLLVGVASGIVLKTGIHLLNGASPRELFRPDIQEQVRADAVVLHVRGAAVFTNFLTLKKQLALHAEAPCIEVDLTEARLVDHTVMQRLHEMAEEHSRQGRRLQVLGLERHRGLSTHPLSARKKVPGGDLELTP
- a CDS encoding RNA polymerase sigma factor, which produces MSETNLEQSGQERFEAAMEPLLPRLHRFCLALCRSRQEAEDLLQDTLVRAYLSGDAREPGSRLGWLCRIARNQFLENRRSLARRRSLLESVMEGASAVMGSLFAGGVEQPDPEARLCRSEEAELLLGCLHALPEKFRLVVLLCDVEDLPYEEVSRVLSLPVGTVKSRHSRGRARLGELFLSAMDRQAHALGEGGRP
- a CDS encoding response regulator, with protein sequence METLLVVDDELGILEALADLLREEGYQVLTATHGAEALARMGERRPDLVLTDWMMPVLDGPALVECIRAEPGWSGVPLLGMSAVDVGALRAQYPGIPFLQKPFDIPSLMRQIRKTLDSQRALSG